A genomic segment from Thermotoga neapolitana DSM 4359 encodes:
- a CDS encoding V-type ATPase subunit, whose translation MRFASLSAKVKAMKSKMLTRDDFEQLMKTKSVVEIADYLKQNTHYREILKEVDVSKLHRRDLEILLRGSIVQDLYKVYFYLPNDAKRIFLLFEKKFEIENIKFAIRVIHSGHPENLSESKLYPVYHKSIDEARLLSVKNMEELWNVLKESEYYAGLESAYRNYQNSGKVHHLLNALDLWYFLTVKRRLSSTSLYAQGFKHLFYTHIDLTNIQWVYRARLLFKLQTPEVLNLLTPFQGYLKKQFFSELSTVSSTNEFLKKLMQTPYGRYFEDMEESKLPFTIERICDRVLLDRAERLSNDVQNGCNVAVGYVYIREYEYKDLVTIIETKRYGLSSEEAKYYLVIFGEW comes from the coding sequence GTGCGATTTGCCAGCCTTTCAGCCAAAGTGAAAGCAATGAAGTCGAAGATGTTAACAAGGGACGATTTTGAACAACTAATGAAAACTAAGAGCGTTGTTGAAATAGCCGATTATCTAAAACAGAACACACATTACAGGGAGATCTTGAAGGAAGTAGATGTATCCAAGCTTCACCGGAGAGACCTGGAGATTTTACTCAGGGGATCCATTGTACAGGACCTTTACAAGGTGTACTTCTATCTTCCAAACGATGCGAAAAGAATCTTTCTGTTGTTCGAAAAGAAATTCGAGATCGAGAACATAAAATTCGCCATCCGTGTGATACACTCGGGCCATCCTGAAAATCTCAGTGAATCCAAATTATATCCAGTCTACCACAAAAGTATTGATGAAGCTCGTCTTCTTTCGGTGAAGAACATGGAAGAACTGTGGAACGTTTTAAAAGAAAGCGAATACTACGCCGGGTTAGAAAGCGCTTACAGAAATTACCAAAATTCTGGGAAAGTTCACCATTTGCTAAATGCCCTGGATCTTTGGTATTTCCTCACAGTGAAAAGAAGACTGAGCAGTACTTCATTGTATGCACAAGGCTTTAAGCACCTCTTTTACACTCACATCGACCTCACGAACATTCAGTGGGTATACAGAGCGCGATTGTTGTTCAAACTACAAACACCAGAAGTGTTGAACTTACTTACACCTTTCCAGGGTTACCTGAAAAAGCAATTTTTCTCAGAACTTTCGACCGTTTCTTCTACAAACGAATTTTTGAAAAAACTCATGCAAACACCGTATGGTAGGTACTTCGAAGACATGGAAGAATCAAAATTGCCTTTCACCATAGAAAGGATATGCGATCGTGTTCTTCTGGACAGGGCTGAAAGGCTCTCAAACGATGTTCAGAATGGATGCAATGTCGCAGTTGGATACGTTTACATCAGGGAATACGAGTACAAAGATCTAGTAACCATAATTGAAACGAAGAGATACGGTTTGAGCTCGGAAGAGGCTAAATATTACCTTGTGATCTTTGGGGAGTGGTGA
- a CDS encoding V-type ATP synthase subunit I: MQEKLVAFSAITIKDTAEMLVKKFLDTENVEVIPLEQVIEEEILEYLKSPESVSYNDIYEKLMKLYEIAEEKPSPNPKAVDISRKVSLMDIKKFMEETFPAIETLRERLEILRQERDRKLKDLEIVQKLHSIDVKLEDMRESVLFRYRFGTIGNDYVQRLKDSVKNEDALILEIEVGEENTWLLIVHRLDLNMEGVLSTAGFVEYTLSENYSGTPQEICSYLEDELKVLEMEIAILQSSVKKEFFKNRRFIEKYFDYMYVLKNVQELFQKAGTTENFFVISGWTTRSTLEELEKFASFDLGIIFLRCQPKEKPPTLLRNKGFFKHFEYITRMFGLPSSDEIDPTPLTAIMFLMFFGMMFGDIGHGLALALFGFGLYRRFKNDLLYIIGSAGISSSVFGMFYGSIFGYDALPPLWKRPMENIDYFLSFSIYVGIFVVTLAMVLNIINKLKNRERFEIFLDYNGILGILIYWTAVVSILIFFKEGTFPKAGFVLIGVLVGILYVHSFLSTQAPLSERLVQAFFEVFEVLISYFSNTLSFVRLGAFALNHAGLFLAFYTMAQMTKSSIAKFTVLLLGNLIILGLEGLVVFIQTMRLEFYEFFTRFFKDSGKEFNPERYKL, from the coding sequence ATGCAAGAAAAACTCGTTGCATTCAGTGCTATCACCATTAAAGATACCGCTGAAATGCTTGTGAAAAAGTTTTTGGACACGGAAAACGTGGAAGTAATCCCTTTGGAGCAGGTGATTGAGGAAGAAATACTTGAGTATCTGAAATCGCCCGAGAGTGTCTCTTACAATGATATTTATGAAAAACTGATGAAACTGTACGAAATAGCAGAGGAAAAACCTTCACCCAATCCAAAGGCTGTAGATATTTCTAGGAAAGTTTCTCTAATGGATATAAAAAAGTTCATGGAAGAAACGTTTCCTGCCATAGAAACCTTGCGTGAAAGATTGGAGATATTGAGGCAGGAGAGGGATAGGAAACTTAAGGATCTGGAGATAGTTCAGAAACTTCACTCAATTGATGTGAAACTGGAAGATATGAGAGAATCAGTCTTATTTAGATATCGATTCGGTACCATAGGAAACGACTATGTTCAGCGCTTAAAAGACAGTGTGAAGAATGAAGATGCCCTGATTCTTGAAATAGAAGTTGGTGAAGAGAACACTTGGCTCCTCATAGTACACAGATTAGATCTGAATATGGAAGGCGTGTTGTCGACAGCCGGTTTTGTAGAGTACACACTCTCTGAAAACTATTCAGGAACACCTCAGGAAATCTGTTCGTACCTTGAGGATGAGTTGAAGGTTCTGGAGATGGAAATAGCGATACTGCAATCTTCTGTAAAAAAGGAATTCTTCAAAAACAGACGTTTCATAGAGAAATATTTCGATTACATGTACGTTTTGAAGAATGTACAGGAACTCTTCCAGAAAGCGGGAACTACCGAAAACTTTTTCGTAATATCGGGTTGGACAACAAGATCAACTTTGGAGGAATTAGAAAAATTTGCCAGTTTTGATCTTGGTATCATTTTTCTTCGTTGTCAGCCGAAAGAAAAGCCGCCGACTCTGTTGAGAAACAAAGGGTTTTTCAAGCATTTCGAGTACATAACACGGATGTTTGGACTTCCTTCCAGTGATGAAATAGATCCCACCCCTCTGACTGCCATAATGTTTTTAATGTTTTTCGGAATGATGTTCGGTGACATCGGTCATGGTTTGGCCCTAGCACTGTTCGGTTTTGGGTTGTACAGGAGATTCAAGAACGATCTTCTCTACATAATTGGATCGGCGGGGATATCCTCCTCCGTATTCGGGATGTTTTACGGAAGCATATTCGGTTATGATGCTCTACCACCACTGTGGAAGCGTCCAATGGAAAACATAGATTACTTCCTCAGTTTTTCCATATACGTAGGAATCTTTGTAGTTACTCTTGCCATGGTTTTGAACATCATCAACAAATTGAAAAATCGGGAAAGATTCGAGATTTTCCTTGATTACAACGGAATACTGGGAATACTAATTTACTGGACAGCCGTAGTGTCAATCCTGATCTTCTTCAAAGAAGGAACCTTTCCAAAAGCAGGTTTTGTTTTGATAGGAGTCCTCGTTGGGATTCTGTACGTTCACAGTTTCCTCTCTACACAGGCGCCTTTATCAGAGAGATTGGTACAAGCATTCTTCGAAGTTTTCGAAGTTTTAATAAGTTATTTCAGCAACACACTATCTTTTGTGAGATTAGGCGCGTTCGCTCTGAATCACGCTGGATTGTTTCTGGCGTTTTACACCATGGCGCAGATGACAAAAAGTTCCATTGCAAAATTCACCGTGCTTCTCCTTGGAAATCTGATCATACTTGGCTTGGAGGGACTTGTGGTATTCATTCAGACGATGAGGCTAGAATTTTATGAATTCTTCACCAGATTTTTCAAGGACAGTGGAAAAGAGTTCAATCCAGAAAGATACAAACTCTGA
- a CDS encoding ATP synthase subunit C, producing MFLLVLATLLVVVTLASGIYFSKKAIKKKTALGIFFGNMVAFALLVSLVVVGLSSSAYAQNTPSTQPPAQQTSSNGLGLLAVALSTGLAAVGAGVAVGMTGAASIGAISEKPEMLGRTLIYVGLGEGIVIYGLIISIIILGRL from the coding sequence ATGTTTCTTCTGGTACTGGCAACTCTTCTGGTAGTGGTGACGCTAGCGAGTGGTATCTACTTCTCCAAAAAAGCCATTAAAAAGAAAACAGCACTGGGTATCTTTTTCGGTAACATGGTAGCCTTTGCCCTCCTTGTTTCTCTTGTTGTAGTGGGGCTTTCTTCAAGTGCATATGCACAGAATACACCATCAACACAACCACCAGCTCAACAGACTTCCTCGAACGGTCTTGGCCTTCTTGCGGTAGCCCTTTCCACAGGTTTGGCTGCGGTTGGTGCTGGTGTTGCAGTAGGCATGACGGGAGCAGCCTCTATTGGCGCAATAAGTGAAAAGCCCGAGATGCTTGGAAGAACTCTCATCTACGTAGGATTGGGTGAAGGAATAGTAATATACGGTCTCATTATAAGCATTATTATTCTCGGGAGGTTATGA
- a CDS encoding V-type ATP synthase subunit F, with the protein MKVRFYLISDNIDTAIGLRLAGVMGTVVHGREETLEAFNEALQDETVGILLITELAAGEIQEEINSHKISGKLPLVFVIPDRHGWRGDKNFITRYVEEVVGVKMNE; encoded by the coding sequence ATGAAGGTGAGGTTCTATTTGATCAGTGACAACATAGATACTGCTATCGGCCTTCGGTTGGCTGGTGTCATGGGAACGGTTGTTCATGGCAGAGAGGAAACTCTTGAGGCCTTCAACGAAGCACTCCAAGATGAAACCGTGGGGATACTCCTTATTACTGAACTGGCGGCAGGGGAAATCCAAGAAGAAATAAATTCTCATAAGATCTCCGGAAAACTACCTTTGGTGTTCGTTATTCCAGACAGACATGGATGGCGTGGTGATAAAAACTTCATCACAAGATACGTGGAAGAGGTGGTGGGGGTGAAAATGAATGAGTGA
- a CDS encoding V-type ATP synthase subunit E — protein MSENDIEAKLETFFAVFRKRLEEKKEELRKKYEQLLNAEKERIEKEIVEFETSTMKKAEMEAKRMIDKEISKLTAELRREKIIYKNKLITEILSRLKEKLMNLPPERKKLLYKKLYEEARRVAPDENFTVYCNPNDLGIVSEIVGGEKIVSDPNVREGILLKKDRMLVRSTIDTFLEDRKEAIYDIIVKKVGEI, from the coding sequence ATGAGTGAGAACGATATTGAGGCGAAACTTGAAACCTTTTTTGCCGTGTTCAGAAAACGTCTAGAAGAGAAAAAAGAAGAACTGAGGAAAAAATACGAACAACTGCTGAACGCTGAAAAAGAACGCATAGAAAAGGAAATCGTGGAGTTCGAGACCTCAACAATGAAGAAAGCAGAGATGGAAGCAAAACGGATGATCGACAAAGAAATCTCCAAGCTTACTGCCGAGTTGAGAAGGGAAAAGATCATCTACAAAAACAAATTGATCACGGAGATTCTCTCCCGATTGAAAGAAAAACTCATGAACTTACCTCCAGAGAGAAAAAAGCTACTCTACAAAAAGTTGTACGAGGAAGCCAGAAGGGTGGCACCGGATGAAAATTTTACTGTTTACTGTAATCCAAACGATCTTGGTATCGTTTCCGAAATTGTCGGAGGCGAGAAAATTGTTTCGGATCCGAATGTCAGGGAAGGAATTCTACTGAAAAAAGACAGAATGCTGGTTAGAAGTACCATCGACACATTTCTGGAGGATCGAAAAGAAGCCATATACGACATCATAGTGAAAAAGGTAGGTGAAATATGA
- a CDS encoding V-type ATP synthase subunit A: MMRILEINGPVVKVDNTGDLSMHEMVYVGKLGLIGEIIALRGKIAIVQVYEETSMLEPGEPVERTGKMLSVVLGPGLLGNIYDGIQRPLRTLLEKAGPFMKRGVRAFGLDTDKFWSVSVLKREGERVRGGDVIAEVQETNSIRHRIMVPPHIKEGTLVNVRQSGDYRVTDTIAVVKTEDGMEEIKLYQEWPVRVPRPVKRFLEPTVPLITGQRVIDIFFPISKGGTAAIPGGFGTGKTITQHQLAKWADTDVVVYIGCGERGNEMTEVLEEFPQLQDPRTGKPLMDRTILIANTSNMPVSAREASIYTGITIAEYFRDMGYNVALMADSTSRWAEALRELSGRLEEMPVEEGYPSYLATRIAQFYERAGLCENLNGTVGSVTIIGAVSPPGGDFSEPVTQHTKRFVRCFWALDRNLAYSRHYPSINWITSYSEYVETLEDWFKDNVDPEWPRYREDALRILIEDDRLQQIIKIMGEDVLPDDQKLTVLVARIIKTGILQQNAFSKVDSFCPLEKQFKILKLIVDTYYNARKMLEKAIPVGKILPPEIVSKLSTLKESDHFDEELAEIEKTLTDHFEELEKLYPNKAR, encoded by the coding sequence ATGATGCGCATTTTGGAAATAAACGGCCCTGTCGTCAAAGTGGACAATACAGGAGACCTCTCCATGCACGAAATGGTGTACGTTGGAAAGTTAGGATTGATCGGAGAGATCATAGCACTTAGAGGGAAGATCGCCATTGTGCAAGTTTACGAAGAAACATCCATGCTAGAACCTGGTGAGCCTGTTGAAAGAACTGGAAAAATGTTGTCGGTTGTCCTGGGGCCAGGGCTTCTCGGGAACATTTACGACGGAATTCAAAGACCTTTGAGAACTCTTCTCGAAAAGGCAGGCCCGTTCATGAAAAGAGGTGTGAGAGCCTTCGGACTGGACACAGACAAATTCTGGTCAGTAAGTGTTCTAAAAAGAGAAGGAGAAAGAGTAAGGGGAGGAGACGTGATAGCGGAAGTCCAGGAAACAAACAGTATCAGGCACAGAATAATGGTGCCACCTCACATAAAAGAAGGTACTCTTGTGAACGTAAGGCAGAGTGGTGATTATAGAGTAACAGATACAATAGCGGTAGTGAAGACGGAAGACGGAATGGAAGAAATAAAACTTTATCAAGAGTGGCCCGTTCGAGTTCCAAGACCTGTGAAAAGATTTTTAGAACCCACCGTTCCACTGATTACAGGACAGAGAGTCATAGACATATTCTTCCCAATCAGTAAAGGTGGAACCGCTGCCATACCTGGTGGTTTCGGTACGGGAAAGACCATCACGCAGCACCAACTGGCAAAATGGGCCGATACAGATGTGGTTGTGTATATCGGATGCGGAGAACGAGGTAACGAGATGACGGAGGTTTTGGAAGAGTTTCCTCAACTCCAGGACCCACGGACAGGGAAACCTTTAATGGATAGAACTATTCTGATCGCCAACACATCGAACATGCCAGTCTCTGCAAGAGAAGCATCAATATACACCGGAATCACCATTGCTGAGTACTTCAGGGATATGGGCTACAACGTTGCCTTAATGGCAGATTCTACCTCCAGATGGGCAGAGGCATTGAGGGAACTCTCTGGTAGACTGGAAGAAATGCCCGTTGAAGAGGGGTATCCCTCGTACCTCGCTACCAGAATCGCTCAGTTCTATGAGAGAGCAGGGTTGTGTGAAAATCTCAATGGCACTGTAGGTTCTGTAACCATAATAGGTGCTGTCTCCCCTCCGGGTGGTGACTTTTCGGAACCTGTCACACAGCACACAAAGAGGTTCGTAAGGTGTTTCTGGGCTTTGGACAGGAATCTAGCCTACTCGAGGCATTATCCCTCTATAAATTGGATCACAAGTTATAGTGAATACGTTGAAACCCTGGAAGATTGGTTCAAAGATAACGTTGATCCTGAGTGGCCCAGGTATCGCGAGGATGCTCTAAGAATCCTGATAGAGGACGACAGGCTTCAGCAAATTATCAAGATTATGGGTGAAGATGTTCTTCCCGATGACCAGAAATTAACGGTGCTTGTAGCACGCATAATAAAAACAGGAATCCTCCAACAAAACGCCTTTAGTAAGGTAGATTCATTCTGCCCTCTTGAAAAACAATTCAAAATCTTGAAGTTGATAGTTGATACATATTATAACGCTCGAAAAATGCTCGAAAAGGCAATACCTGTTGGAAAGATCCTTCCTCCGGAGATCGTTTCGAAGCTTTCTACTTTGAAAGAAAGTGATCACTTTGATGAAGAACTGGCGGAGATAGAAAAAACTCTCACAGATCACTTTGAAGAATTAGAAAAACTCTATCCCAACAAGGCGAGGTGA
- a CDS encoding V-type ATP synthase subunit B — protein MAVKEYTGLSEIRGPIVVVENVSGVRYDEVVELILENGEKRTGRVIIAGENVAIIQVFEGTEEMDIEGTRVRFLGKPLEVSLSPDLLGRTLDGLGKPRDNLGEIVPEKTVDINGSPINPSAREYPRNFIQTGISSIDVLMTLIRGQKLPIFAGNGLPYNRLAVQIARQAKVTTEEEFAVVFAAIGLRKDDANFIVRSLEESGAIKNMVVVLNLASDSVAERIATPRVALTIAEYLAFDLGMHVLVILNDMTNYCEALRELSNYRGEVPGRKGYPGYLYSDLASIYERAGIIKGRSGSITQIPILTMPNDDITHPIPDLTGYITEGQIVMSRSLFGKGIYPPIDILSSLSRLMKDGIGEGYTREDHPDVASQLFSAYSRVMEVRSIASIVGEEDLPEIDKLYLKFGEEFEHLFINQSFDEERSIEQSLDLAWKILSILPETELTRINREYIKKYYKASDET, from the coding sequence GTGGCGGTAAAAGAATACACAGGTCTATCGGAAATTAGAGGACCCATCGTTGTGGTGGAAAATGTAAGTGGTGTTCGGTACGATGAGGTAGTTGAACTGATCCTGGAAAACGGGGAAAAGAGGACAGGAAGGGTGATCATAGCAGGGGAAAATGTTGCAATAATACAGGTGTTCGAAGGCACGGAGGAAATGGATATCGAGGGTACACGTGTTAGATTCCTCGGAAAACCCCTAGAGGTAAGTCTTTCCCCAGATTTACTTGGAAGAACACTCGATGGTCTGGGAAAGCCAAGAGACAACCTTGGCGAGATTGTTCCTGAGAAAACCGTGGATATCAATGGATCTCCAATAAATCCTTCTGCCAGAGAGTACCCGCGAAACTTCATTCAGACAGGTATTTCCAGCATAGATGTGTTGATGACGCTCATAAGAGGTCAGAAACTCCCCATATTTGCTGGAAACGGTCTACCATACAACAGACTCGCTGTTCAAATAGCACGTCAGGCGAAAGTTACCACTGAAGAGGAGTTTGCCGTGGTTTTTGCAGCAATAGGTCTGAGAAAAGATGATGCAAATTTTATTGTGAGAAGTCTGGAGGAAAGCGGAGCTATAAAAAACATGGTTGTAGTGCTGAATTTGGCAAGCGATTCCGTGGCTGAAAGGATAGCCACCCCAAGGGTGGCTTTAACAATTGCCGAGTACCTCGCCTTCGATTTGGGGATGCATGTACTGGTTATTCTCAACGATATGACAAATTACTGCGAAGCCTTGAGAGAACTTTCGAATTACAGAGGGGAAGTCCCTGGAAGAAAGGGATACCCTGGTTATCTCTATTCCGATCTTGCGTCGATATACGAGAGGGCCGGAATAATAAAGGGAAGAAGCGGGTCTATTACTCAGATACCAATTCTTACCATGCCAAACGACGACATCACACATCCAATACCGGATTTGACAGGATACATAACAGAAGGGCAAATTGTGATGTCCAGATCCCTGTTTGGAAAGGGTATATACCCTCCAATAGACATCCTTTCATCGCTATCACGTCTCATGAAAGACGGCATAGGTGAAGGATACACTAGAGAAGATCATCCAGATGTGGCTTCACAGCTTTTCAGTGCCTACTCTAGGGTGATGGAAGTGCGTTCTATCGCTTCCATAGTGGGTGAGGAAGACCTACCGGAAATTGATAAGCTCTATTTGAAGTTCGGCGAAGAATTCGAGCACCTTTTCATAAATCAAAGCTTCGACGAAGAGAGATCAATCGAACAGTCCTTGGATCTTGCCTGGAAAATTCTCTCTATTCTCCCCGAAACAGAGTTGACCAGGATCAATAGAGAGTATATCAAGAAATACTATAAAGCGAGTGATGAAACATGA
- a CDS encoding V-type ATP synthase subunit D, whose protein sequence is MSVAPTRGNLIALKQQLRLAIQGYDLLERKRTVIMRELVGLIEEAKKLQEELLSTFEEAYRSLQKANLDLGIESVEEYASGIPEFKAMKIIFSSVMGVEVPEIQIERFETEIPYEIYSTNAALDQAYLVFRKALELVARVAVIENKVYRLAHEAKKTKKRVNALENLIIPHLKETIKYIQDTLEELEREELFRLKRLKEKVAR, encoded by the coding sequence ATGAGTGTAGCCCCAACACGTGGGAACCTCATAGCTTTGAAGCAGCAACTGAGACTTGCAATACAGGGGTACGATCTTCTGGAAAGAAAGCGAACTGTTATAATGAGAGAACTCGTAGGATTGATAGAGGAAGCAAAAAAACTTCAGGAGGAATTATTGAGTACCTTTGAAGAGGCGTACAGATCCCTCCAGAAAGCCAATCTGGATCTGGGGATAGAGAGCGTGGAAGAATACGCCAGTGGAATACCTGAATTCAAAGCGATGAAGATCATATTCAGTAGCGTGATGGGGGTTGAGGTACCGGAGATTCAAATTGAACGGTTTGAAACGGAGATCCCTTATGAGATATACAGTACGAACGCCGCTCTCGATCAGGCCTACTTGGTCTTTAGAAAAGCACTGGAATTGGTTGCAAGGGTCGCCGTAATTGAAAATAAAGTGTATCGGCTGGCCCACGAGGCAAAGAAAACAAAAAAGAGGGTGAACGCCCTGGAAAATTTAATAATACCTCACCTCAAAGAAACGATAAAATATATCCAGGACACACTCGAAGAACTGGAACGAGAAGAATTGTTCAGGCTTAAGCGTCTGAAAGAGAAAGTAGCGCGCTGA
- a CDS encoding alanyl-tRNA editing protein, which yields MKNIKIEEVVKNENQVIAIARESPFYPDGKGGQLGDRGKIGPARVLKVKEKNGYILHYLDTELEPGEYDCEIDLSRRKDIACQHTAQHILSAAFLKTADLETVSFHMGEEISTIDLNAPFILEDVLEEVEDLANEVVRKCERVEISEVDLKEAETLNLRKIPEVKEKIRVVKIGDFDITACGGFHVENTGEIGLIKIVDTEKVKKMFTRVYFVAGERALKDYRSKDRLIRSLTTVLTTSSQELEKRVKNLLESVKEKSSKLEKLAELCASLLAKSMASKRVGRFEVYDFDGPQEVGKYLPKFLADRENTIILLRYPDRVEIVSNWLDCRKIFEKLKEELNIEGGAGQKRAIVSTSSSKVVEKIEEILEWF from the coding sequence GTGAAAAACATTAAGATAGAAGAAGTTGTAAAAAACGAAAACCAGGTGATAGCGATTGCAAGAGAGAGTCCCTTCTATCCAGATGGGAAGGGAGGCCAGCTAGGAGACAGAGGAAAGATCGGTCCTGCAAGAGTATTGAAAGTGAAAGAAAAAAACGGCTACATCCTTCACTATCTGGACACCGAACTTGAACCGGGTGAGTACGACTGCGAGATAGATCTTTCCAGACGGAAAGACATCGCCTGTCAACACACCGCCCAGCATATACTCTCCGCCGCCTTTCTCAAGACGGCCGATCTTGAAACCGTGAGTTTTCACATGGGAGAGGAGATATCAACAATAGATCTGAACGCTCCTTTCATCCTGGAAGATGTTCTGGAGGAAGTGGAAGATTTGGCAAACGAAGTGGTGAGAAAGTGTGAAAGAGTGGAAATATCGGAAGTGGATCTGAAAGAAGCAGAAACCTTGAACCTCAGAAAGATTCCCGAGGTGAAAGAAAAGATAAGGGTGGTGAAGATAGGAGACTTCGACATCACAGCGTGTGGAGGATTCCACGTGGAGAACACTGGAGAGATAGGACTTATAAAAATCGTCGACACGGAGAAGGTCAAAAAGATGTTCACAAGAGTGTACTTTGTTGCAGGAGAGCGTGCTCTGAAGGACTACAGAAGCAAAGACAGATTGATCAGGTCCCTGACTACTGTCCTCACCACATCTTCACAGGAGCTGGAAAAAAGGGTGAAAAACCTTCTGGAAAGCGTAAAAGAAAAGAGCTCAAAACTCGAAAAACTCGCAGAACTCTGTGCTTCACTTCTGGCCAAAAGCATGGCTTCGAAGAGGGTCGGCCGCTTTGAGGTGTACGATTTTGATGGTCCGCAGGAGGTCGGAAAGTATCTTCCGAAATTCCTGGCGGACAGGGAAAACACGATCATCTTGTTGAGATATCCCGACCGGGTTGAGATCGTCTCAAACTGGCTTGATTGCAGAAAGATTTTCGAAAAGCTGAAGGAAGAACTGAACATCGAAGGTGGGGCCGGTCAGAAAAGAGCGATAGTATCGACGAGTTCTTCAAAAGTCGTGGAGAAGATCGAGGAGATACTGGAATGGTTCTGA
- a CDS encoding Rossmann-like and DUF2520 domain-containing protein → MVLNFVGTGNLTRFFLECLKGRYEFGYIISRSIERATGVTRLYGGKPATLEDHPPLNGVVFIIVPDRHIESVAEILRVEDGVLVHCSGFLPSDILKREKRASLHPNFSFSSLEKALKMKEQIVFGIEGDEEGTQVAVEIAQAISGKYIVIPPQMKRAYHLAAVIASNFPVALAYLSKRIYSSMGVEDPDRLISTLMQGVAESIGKMGVEKALTGPVRRGDWEVVRAEREEFKKIFGNASFYDEIVNLLKEVAGSERGKTEEDEG, encoded by the coding sequence ATGGTTCTGAATTTTGTGGGAACAGGAAATCTCACAAGGTTCTTCCTTGAGTGTCTGAAGGGCCGGTATGAATTCGGATACATTATCTCCCGTAGCATAGAACGAGCCACCGGTGTCACCAGACTTTACGGAGGAAAACCTGCCACTCTGGAGGATCACCCTCCATTGAACGGAGTGGTGTTCATCATCGTTCCGGATAGGCACATAGAAAGTGTGGCAGAAATTCTGAGAGTTGAAGATGGTGTTCTCGTACACTGCTCTGGTTTTCTTCCTTCGGATATTCTAAAAAGAGAAAAAAGAGCGTCACTTCATCCCAACTTCTCCTTTTCCAGCCTTGAGAAGGCTCTGAAGATGAAAGAGCAAATTGTGTTCGGTATCGAAGGAGATGAAGAAGGAACACAAGTTGCCGTGGAAATCGCTCAGGCGATATCCGGGAAATACATCGTGATTCCACCGCAGATGAAAAGGGCCTATCATCTTGCCGCCGTTATCGCCTCGAACTTTCCGGTAGCACTCGCTTACCTTTCAAAGAGGATATACTCTTCCATGGGAGTGGAAGATCCAGATCGTCTCATCTCCACTTTGATGCAGGGAGTTGCGGAAAGCATCGGAAAGATGGGTGTGGAGAAAGCCCTGACGGGGCCGGTTAGACGGGGAGACTGGGAAGTGGTGAGGGCAGAACGGGAAGAGTTCAAAAAAATCTTTGGGAATGCTTCTTTTTACGATGAGATCGTGAATCTTTTGAAGGAGGTGGCAGGGAGTGAACGTGGAAAAACTGAAGAAGATGAAGGGTAA
- the panB gene encoding 3-methyl-2-oxobutanoate hydroxymethyltransferase, translated as MNVEKLKKMKGKEKIVMVTAYDAPSARIAQDAGIDIILVGDSLGNNVLGYENTIPVTMEEMLIHVAAVRRGAPKAFVVADMPFLSYQPSLEKAIENAGRFLKVGANAVKIEGGEEFGEVVQRLVESGIPVMGHIGLTPQFVNRFGGYRVQGKTEKSREYLLRSARELEKRGAFAIVLEMVVEEVAKEITEGISIPTIGIGSGRFCDGQVLVWHDLLGLNPDFAPRFSKRYANLYETILKALQEFKKEVKEGIFPSEEHVFTDKSQGGVSS; from the coding sequence GTGAACGTGGAAAAACTGAAGAAGATGAAGGGTAAAGAAAAGATCGTGATGGTCACAGCATACGACGCTCCCAGTGCCAGAATAGCCCAGGATGCGGGGATAGATATCATACTCGTTGGAGATTCCCTGGGAAACAACGTTCTTGGGTACGAAAACACCATCCCTGTGACGATGGAAGAGATGCTCATACATGTGGCGGCGGTCAGAAGAGGAGCACCGAAAGCCTTTGTGGTCGCCGATATGCCTTTTCTTTCCTACCAGCCGTCCCTGGAGAAGGCCATAGAGAACGCCGGAAGGTTCTTGAAGGTGGGAGCAAATGCGGTTAAGATAGAAGGTGGAGAGGAATTCGGGGAAGTCGTACAGAGGCTTGTTGAATCGGGAATTCCGGTGATGGGACACATCGGACTCACACCGCAGTTCGTGAACCGCTTTGGAGGTTACAGAGTCCAAGGAAAGACGGAAAAAAGCAGAGAGTACCTCCTGAGAAGTGCCAGAGAACTGGAAAAAAGGGGAGCGTTCGCCATAGTTCTGGAGATGGTCGTTGAAGAAGTGGCAAAGGAGATCACAGAGGGTATCTCCATTCCGACGATCGGTATTGGATCCGGCCGTTTCTGCGATGGCCAGGTTCTTGTGTGGCACGACCTTTTGGGACTGAACCCGGATTTTGCGCCACGCTTTTCCAAAAGGTACGCAAACCTGTACGAAACGATTCTGAAGGCTCTTCAGGAGTTCAAAAAGGAAGTAAAAGAAGGTATTTTCCCGTCCGAAGAACATGTGTTCACAGATAAATCCCAGGGAGGTGTATCTTCATGA